In a genomic window of Chaetodon trifascialis isolate fChaTrf1 chromosome 8, fChaTrf1.hap1, whole genome shotgun sequence:
- the LOC139335780 gene encoding kelch repeat and BTB domain-containing protein 12-like, whose translation MDAPALGSVQAEHGSLLLRQLERMRAAEELTDVVLVAEGIPFPCHKVVLSAFSPYFQAMFTCGLKETRGGEVPLRDTPAQSLELLLDYMYQAHLPLSNDNIQGVAAAAFLLHVDGAFRLCQSHMEARMDASNCVGLYHWARDLGASGLANSALRYVCQHFAEVCEEEEVLELDAQSLGDLLGSDDLNISQEQVVLELVLRWVERRRGDSQSEARAVELLRRVRLELVDPGFLRKARRRNPVLLRDAECFGMIDAALQTSGLCATSAPPRPALRYGMETTDLLLCLGGVNKEGVPARRGGVADLSFCFSPHGRKTYYISSPLRACGSLGQITAGAVTRDNNILVAIEAEDQHRMKRVDIYRYDNSEESSWVALCTAAYRDMYAVGLLGDALYMIGGQMKVRNHYIITDSVDRWSLKRGGSWLSFAPLPLPLACHCAVSVKEHLYVLGGWTPQHQPDEEPDKLSNRVFQFDPGRDRWTECASMKYSRYRCGTAVLNGEIYILGGIGCDGEDRGQSRRCLSSVEIYNPDTDTWRAGPTLPSSLLSHRTNASNIGVVEGKLYLCGYYKGAGRHEIITKEILELDPADNVWTVVERRAAMHDSYDVCLVANLNPRDLFTP comes from the exons ATGGATGCACCAGCGCTGGGCTCTGTTCAGGCAGAGCATGGCTCGCTTCTGCTCAGGCAGCTGGAGAGGATGAGAGCGGCTGAGGAGCTCACTGATGTGGTGCTGGTGGCGGAGGGGATTCCCTTTCCATGCCACAAGGTGGTGCTGTCTGCATTCAGCCCTTACTTCCAG GCTATGTTTACATGTGGTCTGAAGGAGACCCGTGGAGGAGAGGTACCTCTCAGAGACACTCCAGCTCAgagcctggagctgctgctggactaCATGTACCAAGCTCATCTTCCACTTTCTAATGACAACATCCAGggagtggctgctgctgcattccTGCTCCATGTAGATGGAGCCTTCAG GTTGTGTCAGAGCCACATGGAGGCCCGCATGGACGCCTCCAACTGTGTCGGTCTGTACCACTGGGCCAGAGACCTGGGGGCCAGTGGTCTGGCCAACAGTGCCTTGCGATACGTCTGCCAACACTTTGCAGAG GTttgtgaggaagaagaagtgCTGGAATTGGATGCCCAGAGTCTTGGGGATCTGCTGGGTTCAGATGATCTCAACATATCACAGGAGCAGGTTGTGCTGGAGCTGGTGCTGCGTTGGGTGGAGAGGCGAAGGGGGGACTCACAGAGTGAAGCCCGGGCTGTGGAGTTACTCAGGCGTGTCCGACTGGAGCTTGTGGATCCTGGATTCCTCCGTAAGGCCAGGAGAAGAAACCCG GTATTGTTGCGGGATGCTGAGTGCTTTGGGATGATTGACGCTGCTCTCCAGACCTCAGGTCTCTGTGCAACATCAGCTCCACCTCGGCCAGCCCTTCGTTATGGCATGGAGACCACagacctgctgctctgcttggGTGGGGTGAACAAGGAGGGAGTGCCAGCTCGCCGTGGAGGAGTTGCTGACCTCAGTTTTTGCTTTTCCCCCCATGGTAGAAAGACTTACTACATCTCCTCTCCACTGAGGGCCTGTGGAAGCTTGGGACAGATCACAGCTGGGGCAGTGACGCGGGACAACAACATTTTGGTTGCCATAGAGGCAGAAGATCAACACAGGATGAAGAGGGTGGATATCtacag GTATGATAATTCAGAGGAGAGCAGCTGGGTGGCGCTGTGCACAGCAGCATACAGGGACATGTATGCAGTTGGGCTGCTAGGTGATGCCCTCTATATGATAGGCGGTCAGATGAAAGTACGAAATCACTACATCATCACCGACAGTGTGGACAGGTGGTCGCTgaagagaggaggcagctgGCTCAGCTTCGCCCCACTGCCTCTCCCCTTAGCCTGCCACTGTGCCGTCAGTGTGAAGGAGCATCTCTATGTGCTGGGTGGCTGGACaccacag cACCAGCCAGATGAGGAGCCTGACAAGCTGAGTAACCGTGTGTTTCAGTTTGACCCTGGCAGggacaggtggacagagtgTGCCAGCATGAAGTACTCCAGGTACCGCTGCGGCACGGCTGTGCTCAATGGAGAAATCTACATATTAG GAGGTATAGGATGTGACGGAGAGGACCGTGGACAATCACGTCGCTGTCTAAGCTCAGTGGAGATCTATAACCCAGACACAGACACCTGGAGGGCAGGACCAACCCTTCCCTCATCTTTACTCTCCCACCGAACCAACGCCTCCAACATAGGAGTAGTGGAGGGCAAGCTTTACCTCTGTGGATACTACAAGGGGGCCG GCCGTCATGAGATCATAACTAAGGAGATTCTGGAGTTGGACCCTGCAGACAATGTGTGGACGGTGGTGGAGAGACGAGCAGCCATGCATGACAGCTATGACGTCTGTCTGGTGGCTAACCTCAATCCTCGAGACCTCTTCACACCCTAA
- the LOC139335779 gene encoding NUAK family SNF1-like kinase 1 yields the protein MGRREADSRGAMNSSHQSELGCLQDAASSGHHAGEESPRLDSRRPCSADHPQIKSDVEAVGRAPTATARMEVKKHQHKHNLKHRYEVMETLGKGTYGKVKKAVERASQKTVAIKSIRKERITDDLDRIHIQREIEITASLRHSNIIRFHEVFESRDKIVIVMEYASRGELYDYIQERRRLPETEARGIFRQITSAVHYCHKNGVVHRDLKLENILLDQDLNVKLADFGLSNHFERGTLLQTYCGSPLYAAPEIVKGLPYQGPEVDCWALGVLLYALVYSSMPFDGASHTTLTEQISQGRYRRPNPPSDACALIDWLLTVHVDERATIEDVANHWWVNWGFEESVCDCPSSPHQECPSPLLARYIDWQNRVAAASNLTVDPGCLSSDSSCPPQLSPHPFYFSLPLKSDHGGGGGGRVRGGMSSLRKSRKENAIPQTALGACGGACGTVATSAAISATSTIERKKPKGILKPQRSFDSVFHSPPKENSPSQPCNATPQPFRAYIHADVLSSSLPPPSTFSQPSSKMPKKGILKNLYGGESGYGSSSEKIISGAGVKENDAGDLCSHTQHTCVPTAGDSPTMRTEAVRRRKGILKRNGKFSRSLDLPDDHHSSLSSAPTIFPEALQQLLHATGGAEGRRSRPSSVVSEDSLFSSDSFDLLDLSAQSRRRIFSRVMQHSACSSEENLEQLRGEAHRVGGDEEGQKEMLT from the exons ATGGGCAGACGTGAGGCAGACAGCAGAGGCGCAATGAACAGCAGCCACCAGTCCGAGCTCGGTTGTCTGCAGGACGCGGCATCCAGTGGCCACCATGCCGGCGAGGAGTCGCCGAGGCTGGACAGCCGCCGACCCTGCAGCGCGGACCACCCTCAGATAAAGTCAGATGTGGAGGCGGTGGGCCGGGCACCGACTGCCACAGCGCGGATGGAAGTGAAGAAACACCAGCACAAGCACAACTTGAAACATCGCTATGAGGTGATGGAGACTCTGGGGAAAGGCACCTACGGCAAAGTGAAGAAGGCGGTAGAGAGGGCAAGCCAGAAAACG GTGGCGATCAAGTCGATCCGCAAGGAGCGCATCACCGACGACCTGGACAGGATTCACATCCAGAGGGAGATCGAGATCACCGCCTCACTCAGGCACTCCAACATCATACGCTTCCACGAGG TGTTCGAGAGCCGGGATAAGATTGTGATAGTGATGGAGTACGCTAGCAGGGGAGAGCTGTACGATTACAtccaggagaggaggagactgcCAGAAACAGAAGCCAGAGGCATCTTCAGACAAATCACATCTGCTGTCCACTACTGCCACAAG AACGGTGTTGTGCATCGAGACCTCAAGCTGGAGAATATCCTATTAGATCAAGATTTGAACGTAAAG CTGGCTGACTTTGGCCTTTCCAATCACTTCGAGAGGGGCACTCTGCTGCAGACCTACTGTGGAAGTCCACTCTATGCTGCCCCAGAGATAGTGAAAGGACTGCCCTACCAGGGGCCAGAG GTGGACTGCTGGGCGCTGGGGGTGTTGCTGTATGCCCTGGTGTACAGCAGCATGCCATTTGACGGGGCCAGCCACACCACGCTCACAGAGCAGATCAGCCAAGGCCGCTACCGCAGACCCAACCCCCCCTCAG ACGCCTGCGCTCTTATCGACTGGTTGTTGACAGTGCATGTGGATGAGAGGGCTACGATAGAGGATGTGGCCAACCACTGGTGGGTGAACTGGGGTTTtgaagagagtgtgtgtgactgcccTTCATCTCCGCATCAAGAATGCCCCTCCCCACTGCTGGCTCGCTACATCGACTGGCAGAATCGGGTCGCAGCTGCTAGCAACTTGACTGTTGACCCAGGGTGCCTATCCTCAGACTCTTCCTGTCCCCCTCAGCTCTCTCCCCACCCCTTTTACTTCAGCTTACCTCTGAAGAGCgaccatggaggaggagggggaggaagggtACGCGGAGGAATGTCGAGCCTCAGGAAGTCACGCAAGGAGAATGCAATTCCCCAGACTGCACTGGGAGCTTGTGGTGGTGCTTGTGGAACAGTTGCCACCTCTGCTGCAATTTCCGCCACTTCCACcattgaaagaaagaaaccaaaaGGTATTCTGAAACCCCAGAGGAGTTTTGACTCAGTCTTTCACAGCCCTCCTAAAGAAAACTCTCCCTCCCAACCATGTAATGCTACTCCCCAGCCTTTTCGAGCATATATACATGCTGATGTCCTGTCCAGTAGTCTGCCGCCTCCGTCTACATTCAGTCAGCCCTCATCCAAAATGCCCAAGAAGGGGATACTAAAGAACTTGTATGGAGGGGAGTCGGGTTATGGCTCATCCTCAGAAAAAATAATCTCTGGAGCAGGAGTTAAAGAGAATGATGCAGGTGATTTGTGCTCCCACACCCAGCACACTTGTGTCCCAACGGCAGGAGACAGCCCCACCATGCGCACAGAGGCAGTACGGAGAAGGAAGGGTATCCTGAAACGTAACGGCAAGTTCTCCCGCAGTCTGGATCTTCCCGACGACCAccactcatctctctcttcagcaCCCACGATATTCCCTGAggccctgcagcagctcctccatgcCACAGGGGGCGCCGAGGGCCGCCGCAGCCGCCCCTCCAGTGTGGTGAGCGAGGACAGCCTCTTCTCCTCCGATTCCTTTGACCTACTAGACCTCAGCGCCCAATCACGTCGCAGGATTTTCTCCCGGGTGATGCAACACAGcgcctgcagctctgaggagaaCCTGGAGCAGCTGAGAGGCGAGGCACACAGGGTTGGTGGAGACGAAGAAGGACAAAAGGAAATGCTAACATGA